In the genome of Rhopalosiphum padi isolate XX-2018 chromosome 1, ASM2088224v1, whole genome shotgun sequence, the window TTTTGTATTCAAGGTTATTCTTGTGTAATccagattataatttaaaaatgttgtaacattttattttcttaagtttttctcaaattttaattgattgaaaaatattcaaaaataacaaaCCTATCATTATAAAATGTGGAATTTTAAGTCTGcagaatactttaatttttataccatttattcatataattttaatcttatcATTATAGCCACTATAATGGCTTATAAGTTTATATCGAATAGACAAAAGCTtacatatatgtaaatatatttttaatcaatatgtttttactattttataggcTCCTGTTCCGGATGTATATAGAGGTAAAATTAGAGCTGACGATCATCCCGATGAGGATATGGGCAAGTTGTATGCACTTGAAGTTAAAAAGATTATTGATCAAAACGTGATCGAAGAACGTGGTCAACAAGTTTGCGCATTCATAGCAGAAAGCTTACAAAGCTGTGGTGGCCAAATTATATTACCACATAATTACTTACGAGATGTTTACAAGTAAGtgactttaatttaaatagggtttgaatgataatataaatactaaaatactaaatagttacaAGTTACGCGTTAttcgtttaaattatatcaatttttccacttgaaatattaatttgttgttaatatGATTACTgacaaaacatataaataacaataatatttttattttttgtttgcatATAATAGAGACTAGCCTAATACACGTTTAAAATATactgaattaattaaaacttataaccataggtttaaattgtttttatcataatccaaggttaaatttagttatttgtcAATAAATTGTCATCGTATGTTGCACtattgaataattgtataatattttgactttaaTAGTGAACCATAAGTTGTATATACATTACTATGCTGATagaatatcatttaaaaatattgaaatgtactaaaaaaatgtaatataattacgaTTATTCGGGATATCTGATATTAGATTAAAGATCTACGTATagttagataaaaaaatttattgtttggcgacgtcagtttttttttaaatcgcgttttgataaaatttacattttaaattaataccgtATATGGGAATATAAATACTCTTATGTTAGCTAAGAGATCAATGGGTAGTGTAATTATAGAGTATCGCTTTTGATTTTAGATATGTGCGAGAAGCCGGTGGTGTGTGCATTGCTGACGAAGTTCAAGTAGGATTTGGCCGATCGGGTACGCACTATTGGGCATTCCAGCTTGATGGAGCGGATGTTGTACCCGACATCGTGACTATGGGCAAGCCCATGGGCAACGGGCATCCGGTTGCAGCCGTTATCACTACAGAAGCAGTGGCCCGCAGTTTTGAAGCTACTGgcattcaatatttcaatacagtgagtaaaaatgtatattttgttgggTATAAATTGTGATTTGAGTaacaatgcatttttatttaatccatGTTAAGTTTACACAAATTgtgtaattttaatgattatttattggaCAACTTCATTCAGTAAAAAGCTTAATTTTGAAGATAATATAAAACCTAACTTATATTGGTATCTGCTAATGGAACGCTCACGTGGTACATGAATTTGCCAGCGGTCAATTGTAGAAAATCCGGTAATTCTATACATTGCCTGGACATTTTTGGgcattatgaataattaattaaaattttctatatttaaagaaaatttataaaaggATAACCGATTTTTCATGGGTAAtggagtttttaaaaatatactcatataatatattctaagtaGTTTTTGGAAtttgtacattaattattttgtgagctgtttaacaattaaaaaaaaactatggaaacttaaatttatttatttatttattatattttagtcgaTTATAGTTATAGCAAGATAATAATTCTCTCGTAGATATTTCTATCTTTATGATCTTGACATTTCTGAATTcccaaaatatacatttttgatttgttacttttgttttaattatctacATATTGTATccgatattatttgtattacttatataatcgaaaaaaaacatttcactaAGACATTAGAAAACAACATACCTTGAGTAGTACCTTTTTTGGTTGTCCTTTATAATATGATcgaattatagttataatattaattattatgtatttatgtgtaaaataaagaattatttggCATTATAAATGAAGCGTTAAGCTGCTGGACaactttttatattacaatatcatgAAAGTAATccgtgttttaataaatattaataaaatatgtcattcttttaaaaaaaatatgttttttttttgttaatcacTAGAGTATTTAACGATctataagtgcatatttttacaataagcaAACGTGATGTGAGAGTAGGTAGTTGTTTAGATTTAAAGTGAAGAATCCATCCATTGAAGGACTTCATGTTATGtgcgaaaaaatgttaattaaatattattataatatttttatacataatcatTATTTCTTTTGTCgtagttttgtttaaataatatttaaaataagaactattatttcatattctatATTACCTGCtagataaaattgtataaaattccCGGCccataaatgattatttaaacattgtCTACCTACAAGACATTATATATTGACCAATCTTTACTATATCTGttctaaaagtatataaaatattacacatggTATCAcaagttataacataaatagTATACAGCTCGTACTCATTTGACATTTTGGATTCGCGATAATCTATCAACACGTCCACgtacaataatgtatttcttattatttacaaaaaaggtTTAttgaatatacttattattgtatagtacctattatgtatttttttggtaaaatatttatatgtatatatcaataacagattattattgtatagtggtGTAACTCTCCTAATCCTACTTGGATTCATGTTATTCCAAGTTAACGCGAAAAACTCATGTGGTTTTTCAGTACGGTGGGAATCCTGTGTCGTGTGCCATAGCCATCGCTGTGATAAACGTCGTCGCCGATGAATTGATGATGGAAAATGCCAAAGATGTGGGCGGGTATCTATTATCCGAACTCGAAAATATGCAACGGAGGTTCCCGGACGTTATCGGTGATGTCCGCGGTGTCGGACTGTTCGTTGGTATCGAACTGATACAGGATGCGAAAACCAAGACTCCGGCTACGGCGGAAACCCGAGATATCGTCAACAGGTAATAAGAGCCGAATGTtgtttgcatatatatataatatatataagtgtgctattagtcattagtgggcctcaaagatttttttacaaaattggtggTCCGCACaactaaaaaggttgggaaTCGCTATTCTAGTGAATCGTTTTTTGCTGCAAAAATAATGAGCTCATGTTGTCCTAAAGATCTTATATACGCGTCATATGATACAATATTACgggaacataatattaattaaaaccataATGGTTTTGTCAAACGgtttttgaaatgtttagtagaatataattttttaacgaaCTAATCGTGTTTCAGAATGAAAGATGAAGAAAGAATACTGGTCAGCAGTGACGGACCAGACGTGAATGTCATCAAACTTAAGCCACCAATGGTATTTACCAGAGCCAACGCCGACCGATTTCTTAAGTCGTTTAAGACAATGATTTCAGATATCAGGACACAACGGTTTCAAATgctgtgatttattttatattgttacctactaaatgtttatgtaataGATAAAGTTAAcataattgtattctttaaatAGGTAGTCACTGacctaatttttataaaaaacaaatgacgtgatatgttaatgttttttataatatttaaattaatataaatgtataactgaaaatattttaatataacgagAATCTAAATAcggattttaatcattatatttgatATGTACAGAAGTACGTTTATCGATGCTTGTGTGATTTGTTTTACGTATAGAGATAAATGATATCAGTTACCAAGTCAAGGTTGgggtaatttagtttaattttaacaataaaatgtatgataatcgTTAATGAATGTTGACAGGCCCTGAACTTTGTGAATACGAAATAATTCAATTCTTATTGAATCGAGACGTACTATGATACACATTTCTTAAGAACGTTGTCTATGCATTTTCAAATAGATTTACACTCTCAATCAACCTGAAAcctcattatttataaatcagctcagcaatcataatttttacatattgtacttgccattatatatatatatatatatataaattacaaataatcgtTTGTATTTTAAAGGACTAACTGAATAATTCAACTTCGCTCAGAAGaaatttaacaaacataaaatacgaTATGTTGTAGGTTCGTATCTCGGTTTTAATACATCTCTAGTGTTAACGGGAAAATAGACGACGGTCTACCTGTATCCTTAGTagcttagtataaaatattataatcttgttGATACTTAAGaaactatttattcaatttatgaattaggtacaaaaatatttctacttaaTAACTTCATATGATAAGGGGGGGGGTTAGAATTTGGAAAAaactcttaaaatataattaaaaattcgaatCCAAAAACTGTTAATTATAGTGAAGATTGTGTTTAGATTTACAAATTTGTACCCTTATTAAACACATTGAATTTttatggtatattaaaaatagaaaagtaGTATAATGTggcttttattttgcataaaaggCAGTCGAAAGAAGAATGGCAGAGGTCTGTGTATCCATCAGATAACTTATAATTCTAAGACttgtaaagaaataataatgcttgttcttatattatgtgacaacatttttcaatcctaaaacattttttattgtaagtgttttctttttatttattgaaacatttttaatgatgttaatttaattgatatatttttataaattatttaaacgcattttatttttggttttttgtaACCCTGTACAAaggattgttaaaaaaataggtaGCGCGCTTAAGATACcgttacttattaatttattatgtttaaaacctAATTCACAGTCTTTCCGAGGTGAGAGTATTATTCCGAAAAAAGTATAAAGTACAGTGTGTTATGTActcatattaattgtataattaccaAGAGAACGAATATCACCACATATGTGaaaaataagaagaaaataTGGTG includes:
- the LOC132928776 gene encoding alanine--glyoxylate aminotransferase 2-like isoform X2, whose product is MQQLNTNSRFLHDNLVVCAEKIVSKMPEPLSVCFFVNSGSEANDLALRLARQHTGNTDVITLDHAYHGHLTSLIDISPYKLNLPRAPKKPDHVHVAPVPDVYRGKIRADDHPDEDMGKLYALEVKKIIDQNVIEERGQQVCAFIAESLQSCGGQIILPHNYLRDVYKYVREAGGVCIADEVQVGFGRSGTHYWAFQLDGADVVPDIVTMGKPMGNGHPVAAVITTEAVARSFEATGIQYFNTYGGNPVSCAIAIAVINVVADELMMENAKDVGGYLLSELENMQRRFPDVIGDVRGVGLFVGIELIQDAKTKTPATAETRDIVNRMKDEERILVSSDGPDVNVIKLKPPMVFTRANADRFLKSFKTMISDIRTQRFQML
- the LOC132928776 gene encoding alanine--glyoxylate aminotransferase 2-like isoform X1 → MENKNLTFTETIDLRNKYIGKSCELFYKKSPLKIVRGQAQYLYDQDGREYLDCINNVAHVGHCHPAVVKAGVEQMQQLNTNSRFLHDNLVVCAEKIVSKMPEPLSVCFFVNSGSEANDLALRLARQHTGNTDVITLDHAYHGHLTSLIDISPYKLNLPRAPKKPDHVHVAPVPDVYRGKIRADDHPDEDMGKLYALEVKKIIDQNVIEERGQQVCAFIAESLQSCGGQIILPHNYLRDVYKYVREAGGVCIADEVQVGFGRSGTHYWAFQLDGADVVPDIVTMGKPMGNGHPVAAVITTEAVARSFEATGIQYFNTYGGNPVSCAIAIAVINVVADELMMENAKDVGGYLLSELENMQRRFPDVIGDVRGVGLFVGIELIQDAKTKTPATAETRDIVNRMKDEERILVSSDGPDVNVIKLKPPMVFTRANADRFLKSFKTMISDIRTQRFQML